The following are from one region of the Paenibacillus protaetiae genome:
- a CDS encoding S-layer homology domain-containing protein, with the protein MKKKMYTKAALVIVTGMLAASNIWPSAAHVKAAPSAAFKDTIPAWAEDSVKTVVDAGIMNGYPDGTFKPNDPITRAELLKVMALTFYLTVAPPSAGQLWYKPYEAALTNAKIYMSGDWPTDLTKPATRNEMAITAVRGSQAAYRGQRLTAAEFMFRAVNAGLLSRNGTSAEAIDTAGTTTRAQVAVLVTRLLKLQDGETLPVDQGASTAAEVAWHHHNMITMFGQDDLVSLPYKVNVNSKFDVSIEQMLVLDPGDSQGYYSQYLKDTEDFFLGGQYAQPNAGYLFAFKLKGISKVASNEYVDVLGVFYMFVESLQQGTFYPSDKYMFNDGKVIDRGGLYRNSTNFKLSKVGAEGYDYYYVFVDKNFIQSQIKKYGALPIHMERFAKQMDKNTQFYLTGVKDREWQQ; encoded by the coding sequence ATGAAGAAAAAAATGTACACGAAAGCAGCTTTAGTGATTGTAACTGGAATGCTGGCCGCTTCAAATATTTGGCCTTCGGCGGCACATGTGAAAGCAGCTCCTTCAGCCGCGTTTAAAGATACAATCCCGGCATGGGCGGAAGATTCGGTGAAGACGGTTGTAGATGCAGGGATTATGAACGGCTATCCGGACGGCACGTTTAAGCCCAACGATCCGATTACACGGGCAGAGCTGTTAAAAGTAATGGCATTAACGTTCTATTTAACGGTTGCGCCGCCATCAGCCGGCCAGCTGTGGTACAAGCCTTATGAAGCAGCACTAACAAATGCGAAGATTTATATGTCCGGCGATTGGCCAACAGATTTAACAAAGCCCGCCACGCGCAATGAAATGGCGATTACGGCCGTTCGCGGATCGCAAGCGGCATATCGGGGTCAACGCCTAACAGCGGCAGAATTTATGTTCCGGGCAGTTAATGCAGGCCTGCTTTCGCGTAACGGTACGAGCGCAGAAGCCATCGACACCGCCGGCACAACAACCCGCGCGCAAGTCGCAGTGCTGGTTACACGATTGCTGAAATTGCAAGACGGCGAGACACTCCCAGTGGACCAAGGCGCATCAACGGCCGCTGAAGTCGCATGGCATCATCACAATATGATCACGATGTTCGGGCAGGACGATTTGGTTTCGTTGCCTTATAAGGTGAATGTGAATTCTAAGTTCGACGTTTCTATTGAACAAATGCTGGTCTTAGATCCGGGCGACTCGCAGGGATATTATAGCCAGTATTTGAAGGATACTGAAGATTTTTTCCTCGGAGGACAATATGCTCAGCCTAACGCTGGTTATTTATTTGCTTTTAAATTAAAGGGCATTAGTAAAGTTGCAAGCAATGAATATGTCGACGTTCTAGGTGTTTTTTATATGTTTGTCGAGAGTTTACAACAAGGAACGTTCTATCCATCTGATAAATATATGTTCAATGATGGGAAAGTAATTGATCGTGGTGGTCTATATCGTAATAGCACCAATTTTAAACTTTCGAAGGTAGGGGCAGAAGGCTACGACTATTATTACGTTTTTGTAGATAAGAATTTTATTCAATCTCAAATAAAGAAATATGGTGCTCTACCAATTCATATGGAGCGGTTTGCTAAACAAATGGATAAAAATACTCAATTCTATTTAACAGGGGTGAAAGATAGAGAATGGCAGCAATAA